DNA from Mobula hypostoma chromosome 4, sMobHyp1.1, whole genome shotgun sequence:
AAAACGTAGAGCCACTAATCAAAATGCATCTCCACCCAAATCTGGTCAAAAAACAACTTACTGGTAAGAGATCCGTGGAATAAGTCCCTTGCTCCTGTGTGAATCAGAAAGCAAACTTGTTATGGCATAGCCCCTGCAATGCAGCACAATGGTTTCAGTTTCTAATACTTAAGAAACTGAAAACTAACATAATGGCTTGCACAAAATTTGTGTAGGTGTATTGGTTAAGCTATAAATAGATGCCTACAGTATTTGAATTTATTTGCAAAAAAGACAAGTTATCTGGTGCAAACGGCGACTTGTGCCAGCTACAGCCCAATGATTTTAGAGATAAAGCATTGCAattggcccttctagcccaacgaGTCTGTGTTCCCAATTACATTCATGTGACCAAATAACTTGTATCTAccatatgggaggaaaccggagcacctgatgGGAACCCTCACAGTCACTAGAGGAAcatacagacagtgacagaattgaatccaggtcactggcactgtaacagcattgcTCTAAGTGTGCAGCCCCTCAGTATCTTAATGAAGAGCTTGTTTCTTGTCAGAAATGTTCCCTTTTAGATGATGCATTAAACTCGCATTTCATTTATTCTCTTGAATAAATGCAGATGTGTTATGGCACAGTATAAAGAAAAATGGGAGAAATtatcatgggtttcctctaaactATAATTTTAATATAACTAAAATTGGTAATCTGGTCACTTTCTCATTCTTGTTTATCAGATTTCACTGTGTCCAAAGCAGATTAGTTGCAGTACTTTCTTTGTTAGGATGGGTAACAgcttctcccccgcccccccaaccaGGCCATGAAACTACTgaacaccctgccaccaccaggtctcatcacatccGAAACGCCAGTTACACTTTTTACTGTTACTTTTTAACTTGCGTTGTAAATGCAATttgttatttgtggtaatattacttcatgtgtaGCGTGTGAGTTATTATGTTTATGCATCTTGGTTCGGAGGAGTATTGTTGCATTTGGCAGGATGTATGTGTGTGGTTGAAgggcaataaatttgaacttgatctATGATGGACTTCAGGATGCCTTCAAATCAGGGGAGGCGTTATAGAACTGCAAATCTCTTCTTGAATTTGGGATTTTATATACAGTGTAGAGTTTGTATCACATAAAGAATCAAATTTAATAGGTGTCTTTTGTCTTCTGCAATGTTGCTTTCCCAGACTAAGCAAGTAGAGCACCCAAATGTGTACAGTTAGTTCTCACAGGAGCATGATAGTAACTTAAATCATCAGATTCAGTGATGTTGAATTTTAATCAGAGAATTGGAAATAAATTACAAGTCTGCTGATGGTGGTTTCTAACACTAACCATTAATCTAAGCTTTTAACTAACTGAATCCAAACTCTTTAACTGTAACTCTATTTCCTTTCCTTCCATAagatcacaaaacacaggagctggattaggccatttggcccatcgaatctgttctgcctttccatcatggctggttatccttctcaaccccattctcctgccttcaccccataacctttgacaccatgactaaccaagaacctatcaacctcctctttagaTATAcagtactcaatgacttggcctccacagccatctgtggcagcgatttccacagattaaccaccctttgattagagaaattcctccttatctctgttctaaaggtacatgcctctgttctgaggctgagccctcagGTCCAAGACTcgccccacgacaggaaacatttTTGTCATGTCCACCCTACCTagcctttcctttctcccttcaCATCGAAACGTATAATTCAAATTTTGAGATGCCAATAGCACAATGCTTGTGGTATCAATAGTCATCGTGATGCCTTTGAATCAGTTGACACTGATTTCTGATGGTCAAAACTGTTACTTTTTTACAGCCTTTAAtaaatctttcttttttttgcagtcaTGGTGCATATTCTGTAACTGTACCAGATCCGAAGAAGAGGAGTGACTTACAGAAAAGTAAGCATTTTATTTCTATGAAGATTTTACTGGTTTTTTTCCTCCCTTTTATGCGTTTGGAATTTGTTACTGTGCCTGGTTAGTTTCATGTTAAATTCCTGGCTGAGGCCAAGTTATCAACTTGCttctgaatgctgagcaactgatcGTCAGTAGGAAGTATGCAAAGGCAAGTAAGAGTGAGTAGTTACCTTCTGTTCCTGTATTACTGTGGGGAATTCCTGAATTGTACAGTTTTTTTTGTGGGTGGCACTATCCTTTTACAGTGCCAACAAATCACAAATCgaggtttgattcctgccactgcctgtatggagttGGTGTTTtctcccacaaaatgctggaggaactcagcaggccaggcagcatctatggaaaaaaagtacagtcgacgtttcaggccaaaaccctccggccaccatccctccccctcccaagattcacctatcgcctggtgcttctctcttcccctccccccacctttcaaatctactccagtcctgcaaagggtttcggcccgaaacatcaactgtaattttttttccatagatgctgcctggcctgctgagttcctccagcattttgtgtgtgttgctcggctttccagcatctgcagattttctcttgtttgtatcttctccctgtgaccgtgtgagtttcctccaggtgctctggtttcatcccacattgcAGAGACACATGGTTAGGTCTGgccagttgtgggcatgctatgttggcaacagaagtgtggcaacacttggagTCTGTTCCCGGaatatccttggactgtgttagtcattgacaCAAAGCAGTATGTTTCACTGTGTAtgttgatgtacatatgataaataaagctaatcaatcTTTAATTCTTATCTCTTTGATTAATAACATGTGGACTATTATGAAttcacagaatcaggtttatcatcactgtcatcaaatttattgttttgaggtagcagcacagtgcaatatataaaattactgtaaaCTACAATGAAAATATGTAAAAATTAGTGCAAAACacaagcaaaatagtgaggtgctgtcatggactgttcaaaactctgatggtagaggaggaaaaagctgttcctaaaaccttGGAAGAAAAATTAAGCATAAGATTTACTTAAATTTCTGCTTAACTATTGCAATCTTTTAAAATTATGCATGGTGATTCAAGATTACACTTCTACAATGGTGGATTGGACCCATTGCAGTAAGGTGACAGTAAAATCGGGGAGAACactcaaactccttacaaacagtgctggaattgaactctaaagtCCAACGACCCCAGCTGTAATCAGCAAGAATGAACAGAATTTCCTTTTAGTCTTTCTACAAGGTTAGAATTATTTTCTATAGTGCCTCTCACAACCTAGGTATGTTGTAAAATATAATGCAGTCAATGAAAATGAAGCAGTCGCTTGCATTAACCGCTACAGTACCATGGTACCCAACGTGAGTTGATTGCGTTGCTCTGAGATCTGGCACATGGCTTTCTATAATCATAAAAAATACGGTGGAAAGACCATGAAAATTGTATACTCATTATCATCCTGATATTTGTGGGAGTTTTTGTAGAAATTAATCGCTGCATTTCTTTCATTATAGTTGTGACATTTAAAATGTCCTTTATTTTCATTGGCTGCATTATATTCTTCAACATACCTCGGCTGTGAGAGGCACTATGGATAGAAATTATAACGTTGTAGAAAAATTAAAAGGAAATTCTGTTCGTTCTTGCTGATTTCCTAGTATAGTCCACTGGCATTGATAAAACCAAACCAAAATACACTGTAGTGTCACAGGTGCTTTAATTTCGACTGATTTGGTCTTATTACATGTGCTTGATGCATACACTCCCAAGCAGTAAGGCGGATCAACACATCCACCCACTTACCAACCCCATcacacctccccccaccactattttatcagaGATACCTTTTGTATAGACATTTCTGTGCTTAtagtcactttatgggcatacaatcaatctatgtatataagctatttataattttttttattattgtgttctttatcttaatgCTTTTTGTACTGCATCATATCTGGAATAACAATAATTCTGTtctcctttagccagagggtggtgaatctgtggaatttgttgcccagACAGCTGTaaagggcaagtcattgggtatctttaaaaCAGATGTTGActggttcttgattactaagggcagtggtccccaaccaccaggccgcaaagcatgtgctaccgggccacgaggaaacgatatgatttgacgatatgaaacgatatgagtcagctgcacctttcctcattccctgtcacgcactgttgaatttgaaataacctaccaaatcataccaaataacacataaaacctaaaataacactaacatatagtaaaagcaggaatgatatgataaatacacagcctatataaagtagaaataatgtatgtatagtgtactttcacttaacagaatcgggaagattaagccaaaaccaatttgtagaggAAAATAatcaggtgcccgcgcaaggcttcatggtcatggtagtgtttctcggggtaaacacaagtgtcccgtatttgactgctacttttgtcccctatttgggagtgagaaagttggcaaccctacttgaacatccccccccccccccgcccccggccgGTCCGCAAATATTAAACCGGtacgtggtgcaaaaaaggttggggacccctgactaaaggcatcaaaggttgcagggagaaagcagaagaatggggttgggaggcaatgttccctctaatttgtaatgaccagtgtgcgtaAAAATAGTGCTGTCCAATTTTTTGCCCAATGATGACAATATGTGAGCACTGAATTTTTAAGTAGAAGTAAACCTGAAGTTATTCTTAGGATAATAAACTGccaagtccagtttgttgtttattgtttgctgtagcagtttctactgtttcagtaagtcattctgctttaaatgaactagcagttcttttgagTTTCACGCCCTTTGTTTCTTTGGAATTCCACAGAGTGAATCAATAACTTAttaaataaaaacagtataaataaaccagttctaaaatctgcagaaaaaTCATTGCAaattccatgttgtcaacaccatctGAATCAGAAacgggaaaaggaaatgtgattgtgaaaTATGCTTAACATGTCAACGAGGTAGAGGGTAACAACCTTTTGTGcgtagtttaaattcctttgtgcactagcaGCAAAAGATGAGTACGTGTGCACACACGTACTCCTCAGAGGGAACATTGTTGAGGgggtagtaaatcagccatgatagaatagtgggGCAAACTcgttgggctgagtggcctaattctgctcctatgtcttatggtcattacacttgtgtactggaaatgacattaaaccatcCTGAACATGTACTTGCACTTTGAcgataaactcgactttgactttgatttaccAATTTTGCTTATACAGAGTTAGTCATTAAATGctaccctttttcttttttttttgcttagcataacaaaactttcaatttccaggtacatttacatttcttcccctcacagctATTAGCTATCAGAATACTTCCATCAAAGTATAGACATCACCAccacatcctatacaaaagcccttattagtatagcaaacacaaggaaatctgcagatgctggaaattcaagcaacacacacaagatgctggtgtaatgcagcaggccaggcagcgtccataggaagaagcacagtcgatgtttcgggctgagacccttcatcaggactaactgaaagaagagataccaTAAGAAGAGAgtccattgccaagaaggcccaccagcgcctttacttcccgagaaagctaaagaaatttggcctttcccctaaaaccctcactaatttttatagatactccgtagaaagcattcttctagggtgcatcacaacctggtatgtatgttgtcctgtccaagaccggaagaagctgcagaagatcgtgaacacagcgcagcacatcacacaatccAATCTTCCGTCCCtgcactcactttacaccacacgctgtcggagcagtgctgccaggataatcaaggacactacccacccagccaacacacttttcgtccctgtTCCCtctggaagaaggctcaggagcttgaagactcatatggccagatttgggaacagcttctttccaactgtgataagactgctgaacggatcctgacccggatttgggccataccctccaaatatccagacctgcctctcggtttttttgcactaccttactttcccttttctattttctatttatgatttataatttaaatttttaatatttactgtcgatttgtactccagggagcacgaagagcagaattaaatatcgctgtgatggttgtaagctctagtatcaattgtttggtgacaataaagtataaagtataaaatatcactccagtatgcctgaagtttggacaagtccaaaaacaatGGGTGAGAGTTCCAGTATTTCCTTTACATTTAGAACACCTTGGAGAAACCCCCATCTTAAATTTCGAGAGACGATCTGGAGTCAGACGGGCTCTATGCAAAATTCTGAGTTGCAGTGCTTTAGTTCTtttacaaactgaaattttctttgcattatcacaaatgtcttcccatgtttcagctgtaaattctactcccagctcttcctcccagacccttcccagctgctcagcgtctccacaagaacattccctcaggatgctgtaaaaaaGTACTGATGGAGACTTCACCTTTAGAAcaaaacaccctcttttctatgtcagaactatagaagtcaattaacaatgatctttttttctgtatataatctcttatctgaaagaaatgaaaaagatCCTTGCTGGGTATGTTGAATTTCTGTgctatttgactaaaagacatcatcgttccttcatcaaacaagtctcctagatggaaaatacccttagaaatccaaagtttaaatccaggatccagtatgccaggctgaaaatctgggctgctggttattggagtgaagggtTATATTTTTGCTGCGTTGCCCTCAATTTGTTGCACCGCCCTTCAAGAAATGCTTCCCTTTTTAAAGAAGCCTCAGTGCAGAATTATTTGAGAAGTCTGATGAATAGTTTTGGACTTAAAAGTGCTTTTGTGTTGGTGGTAACCTGGAATTGGGTGTTGCTTGCTTCACCATCTCTAGGTTGCTGTCTATATACGATGTGTCTGGCTTGGGTTCTTTGGCAGAAAGTGATGCCCTGAAGGTAAATGAACTAAAATCTCAAGATTGCTGCATAAATCAAAATGGAAAATGCTAGTATGTGAGCTATTGCTGTTCACAGTTGGTGGTGATGCTGCTGGCTGTATCCCAGCCTCCTATAAGTCTGCATTAGAATAGGAGGAAACCATTTACAAGCAATCCCCAGGTGACAAAAGGGTTCTGTTCCTGggataaagtctctggctgtctattctatgtctctaatcatcttggacacctctatcaaatcagtgtcctatgctccaaagagaaaagccccagcctgCTCAACCTATCTTAATAAAACATGCTGTCTAATCtagacagcattctggtaaatgtcCTCCatgagtccataagacataggagcagaactaagccattcgggtcattgagtctgctctactgtttcatcatggctgatccatttccctcttagttccattcccctgccttctccctataacctttgacactctgactaatcaagacgcTATCAATCTCCTcatatacacccaatgacctggcctccatgtgcaacaaattccacagatccaccaccctctctctaaagaaattcttcctcatctccgctcTAAAGTGATGTCtgtctattctggggctgtgccctctggtcgtaaaatcccccactataggaaacatcctctttacatccatcctatctagacctttcaacatttgataggtttcaatgaggtccccttcccccaaccccccgcccccctcatttttctaagctcgAACGAGTACAGCGCCAGTGCcttcaattgctcctcatacggtaaccctttcattcccagaatcattttcatgaacctcctctgaaccctcttcaatgtcagtgcCCTTTGCACACTTTCAAAAGCTTCCAAGCAGCGTGGTGCCTGCAGCGGCTGGCAAGTCCATCCCAATAGTTTCTCAAACACTCGTTCATATGTACAGCTGTCCATAAGTTGGATGTTCATAACCCAGAGAGAACCTGTCCCTCCCAGCTTGTTTCACTATTTGATGGCTGATCTGTGACCGAAGTTGcagttggtggtggaggcagatacactagagacTTTGAAGTTTCATgatcccagcaatgaaagggttatcatacgaggaacacttgatggctcttggtctgtactcgctggaattcagaagggtgagaggggatctcattgaaaccttttgaatgttgaaaggcctagacagagtagatgtggaaaggatggatcctgtggtgggagagtctaggataagagggcatatcctcaggatagaggggcaccctttcaaaacagagatgcggagaaatttctttagccaaaaggtagtgaatttgtggaatttgttgccgcatgcagctgtggaggccaagtcgttgggtgtatttaaagcagaaactgataggttcttgattggatatggcatcaaaggttatggggaggaggccaggaactggagttgaggaggagacagaaaaaaagtatcagccatgattgaatgccggaagagactcgatgggccagatggcctaattctactcctatgttgtatggtctaaatatggacattgtgtaggcataaggtattagtttagttggccattagATTATTAGTTTATTtcattcggcacaacattgtgggataaagggcctgttcctgtgctgtagtgctctgtgtttTATGATTGTAGTGGGTTGCCATGTTTCCAGCGCCACTATAACATGCCAACATCTTAACAACtctaaccgtatgtctttggaacagaAAGAAAAGGAAACTTAAAATCTGTACATTTCATCGATGTCTTCGTTCCACAGACAGTTGCAAGCTAGCAATGCACAGAGAACAGAGCTGCTTTCTCCTGATTATTTGAACTATAGCGTAGttttggccaagtggttaaactGCAGGTGACTGGGAATGCTTCAAGCAGGCTGTGGAATGAGATGTTCAGAATGAATGCTGTCATCTAATATGTGATTAATGTGGCTTCAACCTAGAAGCAGCTGCAGAGTTGGCTGCCTTGGAAAAGCTGAAACATCGAAATATCAGTCAAGTTTCTATCATTCCAAGCAGTGTTGGTGAGTAAGATAATATTTCTTCAAGGCTAATTTAACACCCTGCACAAGATGAGCATTGAAGTAATGGGgggactcatcaggtcaggcagcatctatgaagtggTACAAAGGGTAgatattttgggctaagacccttcatcaggactggaaaggaagtgggaggaattcGGAATAAACAGGggttgggaggggaggagaagctgTACACGGTGACTGGTGAGATCAGGTCAGgtggaagatgggtgggtgggggaggggggtgaagtgagaagttgggggtgataggtggaaaggtaaaggagtgaagaagaaggaatccgatagaagagtggaccatgggggaaaagGAAGTAAGGGGGTCACCAGGTCATgggcaggtggggagaagagaaggggtgagcggggagccagagtagggaatggataaggggagagaaagggagagggagaaaatacAATCCTTTGGGTGTCGTATTGTTGGAAAGTGGGTGGCAGCGTGGAGATGTGTCTCCACCAAAGAGCGTGAAAACTGGTCCTccatctgctagcctgcaggtcacccttggacaaggtgtaacaCCTTCTTACCCccgcccccaatcagggtcacgagaagccatgggagcaggaggaagatggtcgtatgagcagctgatgtatATCACAGGTCCTGATTACGTGATCATTGACGGCAGGCCGACTATCTCTGAAGAGtaattgataatggttggggtcatccgtcttgtaaagacactgcccagaacaaggcaagaacaatcatgatgctgggaccatgattgcctacgtcatacgacatggcacaggTTGATGATGGTGATTGTTGGAAAGCTGTTCCACCACCTTTGATGGCGTTGGTCCTTGTGTGACTTCATTGTAGCAGTTAAACATCACTTTTGTTGCTTGGGACACCAAGAACCAAACAGATAGGATACAAACATTAGTGAAATAAATAATTTGTCATTTTACAACATGGACTGCTTCCCTGAACACAAACACAAAACCTTGATTTATAATTTGCAGCTTTCAAAAATTCACATTCTTTCATAGAGGGACTATGACTTTACATCCCTGAGTATAAAAATCCATTGGTTCAGAAATCCAGTAGTGTCAGCACCATACTCATAATGAAATGCACTGGGTTTAATAGTGGGCTGGAACAAAGCATAAGGATGTGTGCAATTTATTCAAATAACTGAAGTAATGTCCATGAGTATTTGAGCAGAGAACAAACAtgaaaagagattctgcaaaacaacacacacacacaaaatactggaggtcctcagcaggtcaggtagcatccgtggaaatgaatgaacaaacaATCGACATTTTAGGATGAGTTTTTACCTAAATCAGGACAtgtgatatcagaatcaggtttaatatcactggcagatgtcgtaaaatttgttgaaATTACCCTATATTTTCTGATAATAGCAAAGAAAATGATAGCATTGGACAGGCCATTggcgcacaatgttgtgccactcttgatgccaatttatactaaatgtcctctTCCTGTGTCatccatatccatatccctccattcccttcatatgtttatctaaaagcctcttaaactcctcaaaactacctgcttccATGACTACCACTCAATATCCCATTCCAGACATCTCTTTACacattttctgtgtaaaaaacattaTTTGCCCTTCACATCACCTTTATATTTCACCCATCTAAGCTTAAAGACATGTCTTATGGTGTTCGACATCTCATGCTGAGGAAAAGAAAAATTTACACTCAGAGAGTACTTTATTTTGTCcgtctgtacacctgcttgttcatgcaaatatctaatcagccaatcatgtggcagcaactcattgcataaaagcatgcagacatggtcaagaggttcagttgttgttcagatcaaacatcagaatggggaagaaatgtagtCTAAGTGATTTTGATTGTGAAACAATTGTTGCTGCCAGACGGGatgggtttgagtatctcaggctgctcatcttctgggattttcagacAAATCAGAACTGTAGTTCTGTGCACGAAAAtgcattaatgagagaggtcagaggagaagggccagactggttcaagctgacagaaagttgACAgccactcaaataaccacgcattactacaaaagtgtgcagaaaaacacatctgaacgcacaacacgtcaacAGTGAAGTGGATGAGTTACAGCAAAGGTAGGCTATGAGCATATAATCAGCAGCCACTTcatagccactgagtatatatgatacttttcataattttttaaaacaaCTTTAAATGGATTTTGAAATTAGTCAGTGCTTTGATGTGAGACACTACTCTCAGTTTACCCTCAGCAAATACCTACAAGTGGAATTTATTGTTTTAGGGGGTACTCTGACGCAAGAGGAAGTGAGAAAGAAACAGCAGCTGGCCTTTGATAAAACTAAAGCAGAGCAGGTAAAGAGAATTTATGTATTCGTTACATAccacatcaagttcaagtttatcgtcattcaactatgcacatatatacagctaatttttttttcaagtatgtaaaaaataaaagtgagatgagagtagatataggactgccagaaaatgaggctggagaaataataattaatggaggacaaggagatggcagatgaactaaatgagtaccttgcatcagtcttcactgcggaagagattaacagtgtgccagatgttgcagtgtgtgaaggaagagaagtgggtgcagttactattacaagggagaaggtgctcagaaagttgaaaggtacataagtcacccagatcagatgaactgcaccctagggttctaaaaggggtagcattagagattgtggaagcgttaacaaagatctttcaaaaatcttgggagtttggcatggtgccagaggaatggaaaattgcacatgtcactccactctttaaaaaaggaggaaggcagcagaaaggaaattgtagaccagttagcttgaccacagtggttgggaagatgttggagtcaattgttaaggatgaggttatggaatacttggtgacacaggacaagataggacaaagtcagcatggtttccttcagggaaaatcttgcctgacgaagttgttgtaattctttgaggagattactggtaggataaataaaggggatacagtagatgttgtatatttggactttcaaaaagcctttgacaaggtgccacacatgaggctgcttaccaagttaagaaccccaggtattacaagaaagttactaacatggttaaagcattggctgattggtaggaggcagtgagtgggaataaaaggatccttatctggttggctgccagtaattagtggtgttccacaggggtcggtgttgagaacgcttatttttatgctgtatatcaatgatttaaacGCTGgactagatggctttgttgcaaagattggtgggggggcaggtagtgttgaagaaacaggtaggctgaagaaggacttggacagatgaggagaatgggcaagaaagtggcgatgaaatacaatgttggaaaatgcatggccatgtactttggtagtagaaataaatgtgcaggctattttctaaacgggaagaaaatccaaaaatctgagatgcaaaggaacttgggagtccttatgcagaacaccttaaagattaacttgcaggttgagtcaatgggtgaggaagacaaatgcaattttagcattcatttcaagagggcttgaatgcaagagcagggatgtgatgctgaggctttttaaggcactggtgaggcctcaccttgagtattgtgaacagttttgggctcttcatcttcATGTCCTTAggcagttcacaagaatgattccaggaatgaaagggttatcatattgTCAACAGTTATCAACCCGATGTAATGAAACAAGTACCACAGTTGATTCTTTTCCAACTTTACAAGTAGCAAGCTATGAGAGAGAACCTTCCATCTGCACTGAGAGAGTCAGCCACGGAAGTCTCTCTGTCTAAGCACAGAGGTACAGAATTTTTTATACTATCTTTGTCACGAAAGCCTAGCAACAGTGATAGTCCGAGACAAAAGGCCACTTAATCACCTAAAACAGAGGTAAACGTACttgacaaagaatacttaatcacatcCGGCAGAGGTAAACAGAGAACAGAGTATAATTAATTCTCACATCCTGCATGTCCTTGTCTGGACACTCAGCATTTACATGTTAGCAGGACAGATTGATCCTTT
Protein-coding regions in this window:
- the zgc:194621 gene encoding uncharacterized protein zgc:194621 isoform X1, producing MSYSVVSRVKSVTRAGQEDRGRDETTNRDGMGKAPRRGRDAKTGTGLGAGTGLGRSSLTDTGIGKSSSKAKVSGEISSTSRRGNKDNSMVLQKRRATNQNASPPKSGQKTTYCHGAYSVTVPDPKKRSDLQKKAAAELAALEKLKHRNISQVSIIPSSVGSREAMGAGGRWSYEQLMYITGPDYVIIDGRPTISEE